From Paenarthrobacter sp. A20:
CGTCCGGAGAACATCGCTGAGCGTACCGGCGTACCGGGCAGCAACCGTACCGGCCAACTCAGCAACGGCCGGCGTCAAGACAGCCACCGGAGAAACCACTTTATGGAGCGCCGTCAGCGGGTGGGCCGCATCCGAGTCCGCACGCCGCTCAATGATGTAGCCGTTGAGTTCCTGGCCATTGAATTTGACCTTCACCCGGACGCCTGGGACGGCGGAGTCGGAGAGTTCGGCAGGCACGCTGTAGTCGAACGGCCTGTCCAAATGGGGCACAGACGACTCAAGCACCACGCGCGCCACGGGATTCTCCGCAGCAAGGGGTGGGCCGTTGATCGGCGCACGGTCAGGAAACCCTTGCAACAACGAGGGCTGGAGCAGCGACGGCTGGGCCTCGCGTCCTGCCATGCCTTTCACCTCATCCTCATCCTCATCGAGCGGTAACCCACCGCACACCTTCAACGAGAGATGCCCGCAGCGGGATTAACCCGCTGCGGGCATCTCTCTGGCTCCAGCCAACCACGAACCACCGACAAAACAACATCAGCGATGGGATCGACCGGAAGGACCAGCAATCAGGCGTTGAAGTATTCCTTCAGGTCAGCCACCCTGTCCAGGCGCTCCCAGGTGAAGTCGGGCTCGTCGCGGCCGAAGTGACCGTGGGCCGCCGTCTTGGCGTAGATGGGCCGCTTGAGGTCCAGTGCGTCAATGATGGCGCGGGGACGGAGGTCGAACAATTCATCGATGGCCTCGCTGATACGGGCCGGGTCCACGGTCTCCGTGCCGAAGGTCTCGACATACGTTCCGACAGGACGGGCCTGGCCAATGGCGTAGGCAATCTGGATCTCGGCGCGCTTGGCCAGTCCGGCGGCCACCACGTTCTTGGCAACCCACCGCATGGCGTAGGCGGCCGAACGGTCAACCTTGGACGGATCCTTGCCGGAGAACGCGCCGCCACCGTGCCGGGAGAACCCACCGTACGTGTCCACGATGATCTTGCGACCCGTGAGGCCGGCGTCGCCTACCGGGCCACCAATGACGAAGGCTCCGGCCGGGTTCAGGATGTTGGCTGTGCGGGACAAATCCAGGTTGGACGCCGCCAGAACGGGATCAATGACATAGCTCGCGAGGTCCGCCCGAAGCTGCTCAAGGCCCGCTTCTTCCGCATGCTGGCTGGAGATGACCACCGTTTCAACCGAAACCGGGCGATCGCCGTCGTACCCTACCGTGACCTGTGTCTTGCCGTCCGGGCGGAGGTATGCCAGCTCGCCGTTTTTACGCACTTCGGTGAGTCGTTCCGACAAGCGGTGGGCGAGCCAAATGGGGGTGGGCATGTACGACGCGGTCTCATCACTGGCGTAGCCGAACATGATGCCCTGGTCGCCGGCGCCCTGGAGGTCGTAATCGTCTTCCTGGCGGCCTTCACGGGCCTCCAACGAGTTGAAAACGCCGCCTGCAATGTCATTGGACTGCTGCCCGATGGACACGGAGACACCACAACGTGCGCCGTCGAAGCCGTTGGCCGAGGAGTCGTAGCCAATGCCAAGGATGGTCTCGCGGACAATCTGCGGAATCTCCACGTAGGCGTCCGTAGTAACCTCACCAGCCACATGCACCAGGCCGGTAGTGGCCATGGTCTCAACGGCCACGCGGGATTCAGGATCAGCGGCAAGCAGCGCGTCCAGGATGGCGTCGCTGATTTGGTCGCAGATCTTGTCCGGGTGCCCTTCGGTGACCGACTCGGAAGTGAAGAGCCGGAGCTTGGACGGGGTGCCATGGGGTTCATGGTGCAGCGGTAAAGTCACTCGACCACCTTACTGGGTTGCGGGACGGCGGCATTTGCCGTGTGTCCCTATGCTAAGAATTCGGGGTGGGCCCGGTTACAAGGCCGGGAAGACGCGTTCGAGCTCGGCCCCAACTCGGTCAACCACGGCAGCCGCGACGTCGGACTTGGAGCCGGCGGCCGATTGTGGCTTGGCACCGTGACCGGACAGAATGACCACGGAATTCTCGTCCTGGCCGAAAACACGGCCAATGCCCACCTGATTGACCACCAGGAGGTCGCAGCCCTTGCGCTTGAGCTTTGCCGTGGCGTGTTCAAGGACATCTCCTTGGGCGTCGCCCGTTTCAGCCGCAAACCCGACGATCAGTTGCTGGCCGCCCTCAGCGTTCCGCCGCTCAACCAGCTCGTGCAGGATGTCCGGGTTCCGGATCAGGCGCACCACAGGTGCGTCCTCGCCGTCGACCTTTTTGATCTTGGTGTCCGAGACCTCCGCAGGACGGAAATCGGCAACGGCTGCCGCCATGATGACGACGTCGGAATCCGCTGCCGCTTTCAGCGCCGCCTCCCTCAGTTCCAAGGCCGACTCAACGCGGACAAGCTCGACGCCGGCAGGCGGCTCAACGTCCATATGCGCTGCGAGGAAGCGCACGGAGGCACCGGCAGCCAAGGCCGCAGCGGCCAACGCAACGCCCTGTTTGCCGGAAGATCGATTTCCCAGGAAGCGAACAGGATCCAGCGACTCCCTGGTTCCGCCGGCGGAGATCGTCACGAGGCGGCCGGCAAGGGGCTTGGCCGCGGCAGGCAAAGCCGTGGCCCCATTCGCGGCCTCAGCCAATGCCATGGCAGCGGCAAAGATCGCCTCGGGTTCGGGCAGGCGGCCGGGACCCGAGTCGGAACCCGTGAGCCGCCCGGACGCCGGTTCAAGGACGGTCACGCCGCGGCCGCGCAGTGTCTCCACGTTGGCCTGCGTAGCGGCATGCTGCCACATTTCCGTATGCATCGCCGGAGCGAAGAGCACCGGCCCGTGGGCCATGAGGAGTGTGTTGGTGAGGAGGTCGCCCGCTTGTCCGGTGGCTGCTCTGGCCAGAAGGTCGGCAGTGGCCGGCGCAACCACGATCAAGTCAGCCTCATGACCCAATCGGACATGGTTGACTTTCTCGACATCGTCAAAGACGCTGTTGCTCACCGGGTTGCCAGAGAGGGCCTCCCACGTGGCCACCCCGACGAACCGGGTAGCAGCTTCGGTGGGAATGACCGTCACCTTGTGACCGGCTTCAGTAAAAAGCCGGAGGAGCGATGCAACCTTGTAGGCTGCGATCCCTCCCCCGACTCCGAGGACTATGCGCACGTGACCTCCGTCAACAGGCAGTCTGCTTTATTCTGCGGGCTCGATCGGCGTGGAAACCAGAAGGCCTTCGTTGATCTCGCGGAGGGCGATCGAGAGCGACTTCTCGTTCAGCTTGGTGTCAACCAGCGGGCCGACGTACTCGAACAGGCCCTCGTGCAGCTGGGCGTAGTAGGCGTTGATCTGGCGCGCACGCTTGGCGCCGAAGATGACCAGGCCGTACTTGGAATCAGCAGCCTCAAGCAGCGAATCGATCGGCGGGTTGATGATGCCTTCAAGGTTCGTGGACACGAATTCTCCAAATTTTAGCGGGCCAACAAATGCAAGCGCTTAGCGCCCGTGCGGGGTAAGCCCCATGAGTGAAACAAGCTCGTCTGCTGCCCGGCGAACGTCGTCATTGATGACGGTGTGGTCAAACTCCGGTTCAGCAGCAAGTTCCAGTTTAGCGGTTTCCAGCCTTCGCTGCTGTTCCTCGGGAGTTTCGGTGCCGCGGCCCACCAGTCGACGGACCATTTCGTCCCAGCTGGGCGGGGCCAGGAAGACAAAATTCGCGTCCGGGACTGCCGCTTTGACTTGCCGGGCGCCCTGGAGGTCGATCTCCAACAGCACGGACTTCCCGTCGGCGATGGCCGCATCAACGGTGCTGCGGAGCGTGCCGTAGCGGTTCTGGCCGTGGACGACGGCCCACTCCAGCAGTTCCCCGTCAGCCACCAGTGAGTCGAATTCTTCGGCAGACTTGAAAAAGTAGTGAACGCCGTCAGTTTCCCCGGGACGCGCGGCCCGGGTGGTTGCCGAGACTGAGAGCCAAACCTCCGGATAGTTGTCCCTGATGTAGGTGGATACGGTTCCCTTGCCAACGGCAGTGGGGCCTGCAAGGACAGTCAGTCCGGGTTTCTTGCTCACGGATTCCTTCGGGGAGATGCGTTACACGCTTTGCTGGGTATCCATAAAATCTACCAGCGCCCGGGCCTGGTGAATTCCCAGGCCCCTGATGCGGCGGGATCCTGCGATGCCAATCTCCGCCATGATCCCGGCCGCCCTGACGGGCCCAATACCCGGCAGGGCCTCCAGGAGTTCCACCACCCGCATGCGTGCAATCGCCTCGTCGGTAGAACCTGAGGAGATCAACTCGGCAATGCTCACCTCGCCACGCTTGAGCCGATCCTTGGCGGCGGCACGCACTGCCCGCGCCTTGGCGGCCTTCTCCAACGCATCGGAACGCTCCTGTGGTGTCAGCTCTTTAAGGCCCACTGCCAAACCCCTGTCAGATCGAGATTGTGATCCAGATCACGCGGACTGATCCTGAACCTACCGGCAGGGGCCCGGTTGCGCAATGAGGCTTGGCAACTTACTCCGGGCGAAGTCCCCGCAGAGTCTCCTCGGTTGCGGCACGCAGCGCTGCGACGGCTGGACCAGCAGCCAGGATCCCACGGCTGGAGGTGGCCAGGACGCTCGGATACGCATCGCCGAAAGTCGCACGCAGATCGGCCGGTGTAGCGCCCTGGGCACCGAGTCCCGGAGCCAGGATGGCGCCGCGAACTGGACCAAGATCGATATCCAGATCCTCCAGTGCCGAACCAATAGTGGCACCCACCACCAAGCCAACCGAACCCAGGGCGCCGCCATAGCGCTGGTTCTCCGTGGTTGCTGCAGCCACGATCCGGCGGGCAACGGAATCAGTTCCGCCAACATGCTGGACCGACTTGCCTTCAGGATTGGACGTCAGTGCGAGCACAAACACTCCCCTGCCGTACTGGGCTGCGAGGTCCAGCGCCGGACGCAGCGACTCAAAGCCAAGGTATGGGCTCAAAGTCACCGAGTCCGCGGCCAAGGATGACCCGTCACGCAGCCAGGCATCGGCATAGGCAGCCATGGTGGAACCGATGTCTCCACGCTTGGCGTCGGCGATGCTCAGCACGCCGGCCTCCGCTGAGGCAGCCAGCGTGCGCTCCAGGACGGCCATACCAGCCGACCCATGACGTTCGTACAGCGCCACTTGCGGCTTGACCGCGGCAGCGAGGGAACCCACGGCCTCCACGACCGTCAGCGAGAAGCGCTCCAGCCCGGTGGCGTCGTCGTTCAATCCCCATTCAGCCAGGAGCTGCGGATGAGGATCGATTCCGACGCAGAGCGGACCGCGCGCGGCCATGGCGGCAGCCAGCCGGGAGCCAAAGGACTCCCGGATGGGCTGCTGCCCTTGCTGTGCTTCAGCAGACTCAGGCATTGGCCGCTTCCACTGCTGCTGCCAGGTTGGCTGCGTGCTCCTGCAAGCTGGTCACGGACCACTCGTAGGTGCGCAGTGCCTCGATGGCCTGCACCGCGGCATTGAATTCGGCGACGGTGGTGATGCAGGGAATGCCGATGGAGGTGGCTGCGGCACGGAGTTCGTAGCCGTCGCTGCGGGCTTCGCCACCGGAGGGTGTGTTGAAGACCATATCGATCTCGCCCGCGATAACGAGGTCCGCGATGGTGCCTTCGCCTTCGGCGCTGCTGCCCTCGGCTACCTTGCGCACCGGAGTCGCCTGGATGCCGTTGCGGCGCAGGACGTCCGCCGTGCCACCGGTGGAGACGATCTCGAAGCCCAGGTCAGAAAGGCGCTTGACGCCCATGATGACCGAGCGCTTGTCGCGGTTGGCCACGGAGACGAAGATCTTGCCCCCTGTGGGCAAGGCGTTGTTCGCAGCGGCCTGGCTCTTGGCGAAGGCGGTGTCGAAGTGCTTGTCGATACCCATGACTTCGCCCGTGGAGCGCATTTCCGGGCCGAGCAGGGAGTCCACGACCTTGCCCTCCGGAGTGCGGAAACGGCTGAACGGCAGAACGGCTTCCTTCACGGCAACCGGCGCGTCCAAAGGCAGCGTGGAACCGTCACCGGTTTCCGGCAGCATCTTGTAGGCGCCGCGGAGTTGGTTGATGGTCACGCCGGTGCCGATCAGGGCAGCGGCCTTGGCCATCTGCACGCCCGTGGCCTTGGAGACGAACGGAACGGTGCGGGAAGCGCGCGGGTTGGCTTCAAGGACGTACAGGACGTCTGAGGCCAACGCGAACTGGATGTTGATGAGGCCGCGGACGCCCACGCCTTCAGCGATGGCACGGGTTGCCGTGCGCACGCGCTCAATGACGTTGGTGCCGAGCGTGATCGGCGGAAGCACGCAGGCCGAGTCGCCGGAGTGGATACCGGCTTCCTCGATGTGTTCCATGATCCCGCCGAGGTACATGTCGGTGCCATCGAAGAGGGCGTCGACGTCGATTTCGACGGCGTCTTCGAGGAAGCGGTCGATCAGCACCGGGTGGTCCGGCGTGATCTCCGTGGCGTTGGCAATGTAGCGGGAGAGATTGGGTTCGTCGTAGACGATCTCCATGCCACGGCCGCCAA
This genomic window contains:
- the metK gene encoding methionine adenosyltransferase, which produces MTLPLHHEPHGTPSKLRLFTSESVTEGHPDKICDQISDAILDALLAADPESRVAVETMATTGLVHVAGEVTTDAYVEIPQIVRETILGIGYDSSANGFDGARCGVSVSIGQQSNDIAGGVFNSLEAREGRQEDDYDLQGAGDQGIMFGYASDETASYMPTPIWLAHRLSERLTEVRKNGELAYLRPDGKTQVTVGYDGDRPVSVETVVISSQHAEEAGLEQLRADLASYVIDPVLAASNLDLSRTANILNPAGAFVIGGPVGDAGLTGRKIIVDTYGGFSRHGGGAFSGKDPSKVDRSAAYAMRWVAKNVVAAGLAKRAEIQIAYAIGQARPVGTYVETFGTETVDPARISEAIDELFDLRPRAIIDALDLKRPIYAKTAAHGHFGRDEPDFTWERLDRVADLKEYFNA
- the coaBC gene encoding bifunctional phosphopantothenoylcysteine decarboxylase/phosphopantothenate--cysteine ligase CoaBC, which produces MRIVLGVGGGIAAYKVASLLRLFTEAGHKVTVIPTEAATRFVGVATWEALSGNPVSNSVFDDVEKVNHVRLGHEADLIVVAPATADLLARAATGQAGDLLTNTLLMAHGPVLFAPAMHTEMWQHAATQANVETLRGRGVTVLEPASGRLTGSDSGPGRLPEPEAIFAAAMALAEAANGATALPAAAKPLAGRLVTISAGGTRESLDPVRFLGNRSSGKQGVALAAAALAAGASVRFLAAHMDVEPPAGVELVRVESALELREAALKAAADSDVVIMAAAVADFRPAEVSDTKIKKVDGEDAPVVRLIRNPDILHELVERRNAEGGQQLIVGFAAETGDAQGDVLEHATAKLKRKGCDLLVVNQVGIGRVFGQDENSVVILSGHGAKPQSAAGSKSDVAAAVVDRVGAELERVFPAL
- the rpoZ gene encoding DNA-directed RNA polymerase subunit omega; its protein translation is MSTNLEGIINPPIDSLLEAADSKYGLVIFGAKRARQINAYYAQLHEGLFEYVGPLVDTKLNEKSLSIALREINEGLLVSTPIEPAE
- the gmk gene encoding guanylate kinase, whose product is MSKKPGLTVLAGPTAVGKGTVSTYIRDNYPEVWLSVSATTRAARPGETDGVHYFFKSAEEFDSLVADGELLEWAVVHGQNRYGTLRSTVDAAIADGKSVLLEIDLQGARQVKAAVPDANFVFLAPPSWDEMVRRLVGRGTETPEEQQRRLETAKLELAAEPEFDHTVINDDVRRAADELVSLMGLTPHGR
- the mihF gene encoding integration host factor, actinobacterial type gives rise to the protein MGLKELTPQERSDALEKAAKARAVRAAAKDRLKRGEVSIAELISSGSTDEAIARMRVVELLEALPGIGPVRAAGIMAEIGIAGSRRIRGLGIHQARALVDFMDTQQSV
- the pyrF gene encoding orotidine-5'-phosphate decarboxylase, with product MPESAEAQQGQQPIRESFGSRLAAAMAARGPLCVGIDPHPQLLAEWGLNDDATGLERFSLTVVEAVGSLAAAVKPQVALYERHGSAGMAVLERTLAASAEAGVLSIADAKRGDIGSTMAAYADAWLRDGSSLAADSVTLSPYLGFESLRPALDLAAQYGRGVFVLALTSNPEGKSVQHVGGTDSVARRIVAAATTENQRYGGALGSVGLVVGATIGSALEDLDIDLGPVRGAILAPGLGAQGATPADLRATFGDAYPSVLATSSRGILAAGPAVAALRAATEETLRGLRPE